CTTCAACGCGCAGGACTTCGTCCGCGACGAGCCACGCATCGCGGCGACGCCGGATCACCTGCTGCTGCATCTCTACGTAACCGGCGGGTTCAACGGTGTGGTCACCCGGCAGCAGACGGCGATCGGCCCCGGCAAGGTCGCGCTGATCGATCTGGCCCATCCGATCGCCACGCGCGCTTTCGCCTCCAGCACGGTGTGCCTGATCGTTCCGCGCAAGCTGCTCGGCGGCCTGCCGCTCGACACGCTGAAGCCGAGGCTCGATCCGCTCCGGAACGATCTGCTCGCGGCGCATCTGCGATCGCTTCAGGAACGCAGCGCGCAATTGACCGAGACGGACGTGGCCGACACGGTGGCCGACACCGTGGGTTTTCTGAGACGGCTGCTCGCCCCCGCCCAGGATGAATCGCCAGCCGCCGAGCAGCGAACCGACGAGACCATCCTGGCGCTTCTGGAAGCGCTGATCCGCGACAATCTCGCTTCGCCCGATCTGTCGCCGGATTGGCTGGCACAGCGACTGGATGTCTCGCGCGCGTCGCTGTATCGGCTGTTTGCCGACCGCGGCGGCATCATGCGCTACGTCCAGGAACGGCGGCTGCTCGCGGTCCAGGCGGCGCTGAGCGATCCGATCGAAACGCGCCGCTTGTCCCGCCTGGCGTCCGATCTCGGCTTCAAGAGCGAGGCGCATTTCAGCCGGAGCTTTCGCGCCCGCTTCGGCGTCACCGCCAGCGCCTTTCGCAAGGCGCAACTCGACGCCTCCGCGGCGATCCAGCTCACCAGCCCGGCGGTGGTGCAACAATGGTGGACGGCGGTCGCTCGGAGCCCGCCGGCCCGCGGCCTGGCCCCGGCCGACGAGCGGGGCGCGGTCCTTCCGCTGTAGCCGAATTCCGTATTGCGCGGCTGCGTCGGCCGCGTGTATGAGCCGATCATTCGTCCGCGGAGGGATCGGCGTTGAATTTCAGTGCCGTCTTTCATCAGTTTGCAACCTGGTCGTTCCGGGCCGCCATCGTCG
The DNA window shown above is from Rhodopseudomonas palustris HaA2 and carries:
- a CDS encoding helix-turn-helix domain-containing protein; translation: MASLPRLFYVTSSLDEATALATWSAVISPLFEPRPCGPSKKTPTGSAYGIIIGDLIIAKVAFNAQDFVRDEPRIAATPDHLLLHLYVTGGFNGVVTRQQTAIGPGKVALIDLAHPIATRAFASSTVCLIVPRKLLGGLPLDTLKPRLDPLRNDLLAAHLRSLQERSAQLTETDVADTVADTVGFLRRLLAPAQDESPAAEQRTDETILALLEALIRDNLASPDLSPDWLAQRLDVSRASLYRLFADRGGIMRYVQERRLLAVQAALSDPIETRRLSRLASDLGFKSEAHFSRSFRARFGVTASAFRKAQLDASAAIQLTSPAVVQQWWTAVARSPPARGLAPADERGAVLPL